One Amaranthus tricolor cultivar Red isolate AtriRed21 chromosome 10, ASM2621246v1, whole genome shotgun sequence genomic window carries:
- the LOC130825698 gene encoding protein DEHYDRATION-INDUCED 19 homolog 4-like isoform X2: MDGGDPWSSRLSSSFRRYQLRSEAYLGGDDLEVEDEYKQEFSCPFCADELDIVGLFCHMDDEHQLELKNGVCPVCTKRVGTDMVGHITMQHGNILKVQRRRRVRRSIPNSMFNILRKELREGNRQLFSGGSSFAVSSSNPDPDPLLSSFMCNSSTAEELGKEEPRLSKEVVSLPQVVEEASKRS, from the exons ATGGACGGAGGTGATCCATGGAGTTCTCGTCTTTCCTCTTCTTTCAGACGTTACCAACTACGATCTG AGGCTTATTTAGGAGGAGATGATCTAGAAGTGGAAGACGAGTACAAGCAAGAATTTTCATGTCCATTTTGTGCGGATGAGCTCGATATTGTGGGGCTCTTTTGCCATATGGATGATGAACATCAGCTGGAATTGAAAAATGGG GTTTGCCCTGTGTGCACAAAGAGGGTGGGAACGGACATGGTGGGTCACATCACAATGCAGCATGGAAATATTTTGAAG GTCCAGCGCAGGAGGAGAGTACGCAGAAGCATTCCGAATTCTATGTTCAACATATTGAGGAAGGAATTGCGAGAAGGAAACAGGCAATTGTTTTCTGGAGGGTCTTCTTTTGCAGTTTCCTCATCTAATCCTGACCCTGATCCTCTGCTGTCTTCGTTTATGTGTAACTCATCCACTGCAGAAGAACTGGGGAAGGAAGAACCTCGTTTGTCTAAGGAAGTTGTCTCACTTCCACAAGTGGTAGAGGAGGCGAGTAAAAG ATCGTAA
- the LOC130824793 gene encoding mitochondrial phosphate carrier protein 1, mitochondrial-like, which produces MGFVKTLCVFPCRPLCLSTLLREQGPSVLWRGWATKFFGYGMQGVCRFGLYEYFKNLYSNMLADSNRNVVFFASSASAEVVANVVLCPFEAIKVRVQAQPVFGKGLLDGFPKLYAAEGLHGFYRGLIPLWGRNLPFSMVMFSTFEHTVDFLYSNILKSRKEDCSIARQLSVTCLAGYTAGAVGSIVLKMSRHQSHIGALFKTVPHRKINQTITSLYN; this is translated from the exons ATGGGCTTTGTGAAGACTCTCTGTGTGTTCCCTTGCCGCCCATTATGCCTATCAACTTTACTTAGAGAACAAGGGCCTTCTGTGCTTTGGAGAGGGTGGGCTACCAAATTCTTTGGTTATGGTATGCAAGGTGTTTGTAGGTTCGGTCTATACGAGTACTTCAAGAATCTCTATTCAAATATGCTGGCAGACAGCAACAGAAATGTTGTTTTCTTTGCTAGTAGTGCTTCTGCAGAGGTGGTTGCTAACGTTGTTTTGTGTCCCTTCGAAGCCATCAAAGTTCGGGTGCAAGCGCAACCTGTTTTTGGTAAAGGGTTGCTAGATGGATTCCCAAAACTATATGCTGCCGAAGGACTCCATGG TTTTTACCGAGGGCTTATTCCACTTTGGGGTCGAAACCTTCCAT TCTCGATGGTGATGTTCTCGACATTTGAGCATACTGTGGATTTCTTATATTCTAATATTCTCAAGTCAAGAAAAGAAGATTGCTCCATAGCAAGGCAGCTTAGTGTAACATGTTTAGCAGGATATACAGCTGGAGCAGTGGGTAGTATTGTTTTAAAGATGAGCCGACATCAGTCCCACATCGGTGCTCTATTc AAAAcagtcccacatcggaagattaatcaaacaataacaagtttatataaTTAG
- the LOC130825698 gene encoding protein DEHYDRATION-INDUCED 19 homolog 4-like isoform X1 encodes MDGGDPWSSRLSSSFRRYQLRSEAYLGGDDLEVEDEYKQEFSCPFCADELDIVGLFCHMDDEHQLELKNGVCPVCTKRVGTDMVGHITMQHGNILKVQRRRRVRRSIPNSMFNILRKELREGNRQLFSGGSSFAVSSSNPDPDPLLSSFMCNSSTAEELGKEEPRLSKEVVSLPQVVEEASKSSPQPSVLSEKEQEEKARKCEFVRGLLLSTMLDDVL; translated from the exons ATGGACGGAGGTGATCCATGGAGTTCTCGTCTTTCCTCTTCTTTCAGACGTTACCAACTACGATCTG AGGCTTATTTAGGAGGAGATGATCTAGAAGTGGAAGACGAGTACAAGCAAGAATTTTCATGTCCATTTTGTGCGGATGAGCTCGATATTGTGGGGCTCTTTTGCCATATGGATGATGAACATCAGCTGGAATTGAAAAATGGG GTTTGCCCTGTGTGCACAAAGAGGGTGGGAACGGACATGGTGGGTCACATCACAATGCAGCATGGAAATATTTTGAAG GTCCAGCGCAGGAGGAGAGTACGCAGAAGCATTCCGAATTCTATGTTCAACATATTGAGGAAGGAATTGCGAGAAGGAAACAGGCAATTGTTTTCTGGAGGGTCTTCTTTTGCAGTTTCCTCATCTAATCCTGACCCTGATCCTCTGCTGTCTTCGTTTATGTGTAACTCATCCACTGCAGAAGAACTGGGGAAGGAAGAACCTCGTTTGTCTAAGGAAGTTGTCTCACTTCCACAAGTGGTAGAGGAGGCGAGTAAAAG TTCTCCGCAGCCATCTGTGCTTTCTGAAAAGGAGCAAGAGGAGAAGGCGAGGAAGTGTGAATTCGTTCGAGGATTGCTGCTCTCCACAATGCTTGACGATGTTTTATAA
- the LOC130825697 gene encoding uncharacterized protein LOC130825697, protein MSTASYGRSRSGDRFYCPPQVRRQNQLRKQELLVQKQKLEEKDEIRRQKQPNQQLNHHQLRRNKSLANDTVVQQEQRTSTKSTSSSENRVESDDCASSTATTTTTNTTATTTTTFTPAASVSSHLTNLDRFLEFTTPSVPVQYFAKSSLKGWRNQEEFQRYFVLGDLWESFKEWSAYGAGVPLLLNGIDSVVQYYVPYLSGIQLYTDPSKPSLRTRMPGEESDESSRETCSDGSSDCETGFSESTLQGMKGLSLRYKPFNGSSSDEGDFSSSPGVLIFEYFEHAPPFSREPLADKISLLASQYPGLKTYRSCDLTPSSWISVAWYPIYRIPTGPTLQNLDSCFLTFHSLSTPLCGGYPREIPNGFHMVPKMPLPIFGMASYKFKISVWDQNGEESQKANSLLQAADEWLRVLNVNHPDYRFFISRNFNCR, encoded by the exons ATGTCGACAGCGTCGTATGGTCGTAGTAGAAGCGGAGACAGATTCTACTGTCCTCCACAAGTTCGTCGCCAAAATCAGCTGCGAAAACAAGAACTTCTTGTACAGAAGCAAAAATTAGAGGAAAAAGATGAGATTAGGAGACAAAAGCAACCTAATCAGCAGCTAAATCATCATCAATTGCGACGGAATAAGTCGCTGGCGAATGATACGGTGGTGCAGCAGGAGCAAAGGACGTCGACGAAGAGTACTTCGTCGTCGGAAAATCGGGTGGAATCTGATGATTGTGCTTCTTCCACGGCAACCACAACTACCACGAACACGACTGCTACTACAACTACTACGTTCACACCTGCTGCTTCTGTTTCATCGCATTTGACGAATTTGGATCGGTTTTTGGAGTTTACTACTCCTTCAGTTCCGGTTCAGTACTTTGCTAAG TCGAGTTTGAAGGGTTGGCGAAATCAAGAAGAGTTTCAACGGTACTTTGTGCTTGGTGATCTTTGGGAGTCCTTTAAAGAGTGGAGTGCGTACGGGGCAGGAGTACCCCTTTTGTTAAATGGGATTGACTCTGTTGTGCAATACTATGTTCCGTATTTGTCTGGGATTCAGTTGTACACAGACCCGTCAAAGCCTTCTCTAAGAACCAG AATGCCCGGTGAGGAGAGTGATGAGTCATCTAGAGAAACCTGTAGTGATGGCAGCAGTGATTGTGAGACAGGTTTTTCAGAGTCTACACTACAGGGTATGAAAGGACTTTCTCTAAGATATAAGCCTTTCAATGGTTCATCTAGTGATGAAGGGGATTTTTCTAGTTCTCCTGGTGTTCTTATCTTCGAGTATTTTGAGCATGCCCCTCCATTTAGCCGGGAACCATTGGCTGACAAG ATATCACTTCTTGCATCACAATACCCGGGACTAAAAACTTATAGGAGCTGCGATTTGACACCATCAAGTTGGATTTCTGTTGCATG GTATCCGATATATAGAATTCCTACTGGTCCAACCCTGCAGAACTTGGATTCCTGCTTTTTGACGTTTCACTCCCTCTCAACACCTCTTTGTG GTGGATATCCAAGGGAGATTCCGAATGGCTTCCATATGGTTCCTAAAATGCCCTTGCCAATATTCGGGATGGCCTCGTATAAGTTCAAAATCTCTGTTTGGGATCAAAATGGAGAAGAAAGTCAAAAGGCCAATTCCCTTTTGCAAGCTGCTGACGAGTGGCTTAGGGTCCTAAACGTAAATCATCCTGATTACAGGTTCTTTATCTCTCGTAACTTCAACTGTCGATGA